Proteins from one Mucilaginibacter jinjuensis genomic window:
- a CDS encoding SOS response-associated peptidase family protein, with protein sequence MCGRVLLGENKDLVITGRNGAQFKPKANSTGNPGSMLPVVTDAMPDKVQQFRWGLLTPEDDKIHIKHKHARIENLHNIGLWRQLTGKKHCVIRLQAFFEYNKMQEKLYRVERADGKPMYIAGLWDIWLDIDTNVLLPTCALITMPPNRAISEIHDRMPAILERGDIKTWLNPNLSGTERTAFLLSRPCLSETLKITVEKDYNSGS encoded by the coding sequence ATGTGCGGAAGAGTATTATTGGGAGAAAATAAAGACCTGGTGATCACAGGCCGGAATGGGGCGCAATTCAAACCCAAAGCTAACAGTACCGGGAATCCCGGCTCCATGCTGCCGGTAGTAACCGATGCGATGCCGGATAAGGTGCAGCAATTCCGCTGGGGCTTACTGACCCCGGAGGATGACAAGATCCACATCAAACACAAACATGCCCGGATCGAAAACTTGCATAACATCGGCCTTTGGAGGCAGCTGACTGGAAAGAAGCATTGTGTGATCCGGCTCCAGGCCTTTTTCGAGTATAATAAAATGCAGGAGAAATTATATCGTGTGGAACGGGCGGACGGCAAACCGATGTACATCGCCGGTTTATGGGATATCTGGTTGGATATTGATACGAATGTCTTATTACCGACCTGCGCGTTGATCACTATGCCGCCTAACCGGGCCATATCGGAAATTCATGACCGGATGCCTGCCATTTTAGAGCGGGGCGATATCAAAACATGGCTGAACCCAAATTTGAGCGGTACCGAACGAACTGCTTTTCTTTTAAGCAGGCCATGCCTGTCTGAAACACTTAAAATAACGGTAGAAAAAGATTACAATTCCGGCTCCTAA
- a CDS encoding DUF1543 domain-containing protein translates to MKLYLLLLGAEAPGRVVEQHDYFFGIAENLAALIPDVKAFWPEAGASLHIDGWREVTKVDDYAVRVIKHDDLVATSTHKLFFLNLGGYTSGKLEEQHYTLLTVQESRLKAVQAAKNNLFFKTNSLKGIATAHIDEKYGVDVDSVHHIEDLISPHLKAKYRIVFDDRTDLPDDKIHLGYFKLDKIR, encoded by the coding sequence ATGAAGCTTTACTTATTGTTATTAGGTGCCGAAGCGCCGGGAAGAGTTGTGGAACAACATGATTATTTCTTTGGCATTGCCGAAAATCTGGCAGCACTCATTCCTGATGTAAAAGCATTTTGGCCCGAGGCCGGGGCAAGTCTTCATATCGATGGCTGGAGGGAAGTTACAAAAGTAGACGACTATGCGGTGAGGGTTATTAAACATGATGACTTAGTTGCAACTTCAACCCATAAACTTTTCTTCTTAAACCTTGGCGGTTATACATCCGGTAAGCTTGAAGAGCAGCATTATACCTTACTTACCGTTCAGGAAAGCAGGTTGAAGGCAGTCCAGGCAGCAAAAAACAATCTGTTTTTCAAAACGAACTCTTTAAAAGGCATTGCAACTGCGCACATCGATGAAAAGTATGGAGTTGACGTGGACAGTGTACATCATATTGAAGATCTGATTTCCCCCCATCTCAAAGCGAAATACCGGATTGTGTTTGATGACAGAACCGATCTGCCTGACGATAAAATCCATTTGGGATATTTCAAACTGGACAAAATACGATGA
- a CDS encoding winged helix-turn-helix transcriptional regulator — translation MEHRSDCPISYTLDVFGDKWSFLILRDMITHGKSSFLEWKASDEKIAPSVLTAKLALLVREGFLVKKASPQNASKFLYYLTEKGIETIPIILDMFAFGGKYMNPEGNSSFIQQLRTNRESTITGIQEAMRAKRKAALGEVN, via the coding sequence ATGGAACATAGATCAGACTGTCCAATCAGTTACACATTGGACGTATTTGGAGATAAATGGTCATTCCTGATATTAAGGGATATGATTACGCATGGAAAATCATCTTTCCTGGAATGGAAGGCTTCTGACGAAAAGATCGCGCCATCCGTTTTGACGGCAAAGCTTGCATTATTGGTTCGTGAAGGTTTTCTTGTAAAAAAAGCTTCACCTCAAAATGCCTCTAAGTTCCTGTATTATTTGACCGAAAAAGGTATCGAAACCATTCCTATTATTTTAGATATGTTCGCTTTTGGCGGGAAATATATGAATCCGGAAGGCAACTCGTCATTTATCCAGCAATTGAGAACAAATCGGGAAAGTACTATAACCGGCATACAAGAAGCCATGAGGGCCAAACGGAAAGCAGCGTTAGGTGAAGTTAATTAA
- a CDS encoding LexA family protein produces MLRIRKQATKRDVLGFRLSMLTHEEPTLDISDITVIDPDNTYYMRMGSEAMTGYHIGLNHVLVIDRSLAPVPGSIVVFYHEADFYTREYWPENNRLLLRADSFKETLIIEDLQHWVCWGVVTLTLNPVIHPSQRIGRYSRVCAC; encoded by the coding sequence ATGCTGCGGATCAGGAAACAAGCGACAAAAAGGGATGTGCTGGGCTTTAGGTTGTCGATGTTAACGCATGAAGAACCAACACTCGACATTAGCGATATCACGGTCATTGACCCGGATAATACCTACTACATGCGGATGGGCAGTGAAGCGATGACCGGCTATCATATTGGTCTAAACCATGTTCTGGTCATTGACCGCTCCTTAGCACCGGTTCCGGGAAGCATTGTTGTTTTCTACCATGAAGCTGATTTTTATACCCGGGAATACTGGCCGGAAAATAACCGCCTGCTCCTGCGGGCCGACTCCTTTAAGGAAACCCTGATTATAGAAGATCTGCAGCACTGGGTTTGCTGGGGTGTCGTCACCCTGACGCTTAACCCCGTTATTCACCCCAGTCAAAGAATCGGGAGGTACAGCCGTGTTTGCGCATGTTGA
- a CDS encoding L-dopachrome tautomerase-related protein produces MKNSFWGLILIGSVIISLQACKKDNTANKPNTATLEQVYADSTYELAGISVTPSGRFFVSYPYWLDKHGNSVVEIGGDKKPHPFPDATWNSFQQGQDGNQKFVSVQALYADDQNNLWILDPANIGFGNVYLTANKLVQVDLGTNTVKRIIRFPANVAGSTSFLNDVRVDNTNQVAYISNTTGGGIVVVDLNTGNSRWVMGGITSTTSDPAYHFNMNGKELATSQGVFKGNTDGIELSPDKAWVYYKCLTDNHLYRVSTAALRNFSNSESDVEATIQKVGDFVATDGMIFDKAGNLYLGDIENARIVKISPDKTVTTLVQDKDKLSWPDSYSISPDGYLYISCSQIQQLPFFNNNQNITQYPYRVFRLKLNN; encoded by the coding sequence ATGAAAAATTCATTTTGGGGCCTCATTCTAATCGGTTCAGTAATTATCTCCCTGCAAGCCTGCAAAAAGGATAACACTGCAAATAAACCCAACACTGCTACGCTGGAACAAGTTTATGCGGACAGCACCTATGAACTTGCGGGCATCTCCGTTACGCCTTCAGGCAGGTTCTTTGTCAGCTATCCTTACTGGCTAGATAAACACGGCAATTCAGTTGTCGAAATTGGTGGTGATAAAAAGCCTCACCCGTTTCCCGATGCAACATGGAATAGTTTTCAGCAAGGCCAGGACGGCAATCAGAAATTCGTTAGTGTTCAGGCCCTTTATGCAGACGATCAAAACAATCTCTGGATTTTAGACCCAGCCAATATCGGTTTTGGCAACGTGTACCTGACCGCTAATAAATTAGTTCAGGTTGACCTTGGCACCAATACCGTGAAACGCATTATCCGTTTCCCTGCAAATGTTGCCGGGAGCACCAGTTTCCTGAACGATGTTCGGGTGGATAATACAAATCAGGTTGCTTACATCAGTAATACTACAGGAGGCGGCATCGTAGTCGTTGATCTCAATACCGGTAACTCCAGGTGGGTAATGGGCGGCATAACGTCAACAACATCTGACCCTGCCTACCACTTTAATATGAACGGTAAGGAACTGGCTACCTCACAGGGCGTGTTCAAAGGAAATACAGATGGTATCGAATTATCGCCTGATAAAGCTTGGGTATACTATAAATGCCTGACCGATAATCACCTTTACCGTGTGAGCACAGCGGCTTTGCGAAACTTCTCTAATAGCGAAAGTGACGTAGAAGCAACGATCCAAAAAGTGGGCGATTTTGTAGCGACAGACGGTATGATCTTCGACAAAGCCGGTAACCTTTATTTAGGCGATATCGAAAACGCGCGGATCGTAAAGATCAGCCCTGATAAAACGGTAACCACGCTCGTGCAGGATAAAGATAAATTAAGCTGGCCAGATAGCTACAGCATCAGCCCGGATGGTTATTTATACATTTCATGTTCACAAATTCAACAACTGCCCTTTTTTAATAACAACCAAAATATAACACAGTACCCGTATCGTGTTTTCAGGCTGAAATTGAATAATTAA
- a CDS encoding FAD/NAD(P)-binding protein — translation MHMGIVGGGPSAMFVLKRLIESGRSDFSVDIFEKKNKLGAGMPYSDEGARAEHITNVSSNEIPDLLTSVEDWVGMNYGVASRFDISVKKFNEYKVLPRLLFGEYLSQQFNFILAKAERMGLKVNVHYQTHIEDIRDLRASNKVELSTGDNRVFSFDKVVICSGHYWPKHHEGIVPGYFDSPYPPDKLTYLVNQTVAIRGASLTAIDALRTLALNNGSFSYDEHGKKIYRLNKDSPKFKIILHSRNGLLPAVRFHLEDSHLAKNSVLDPKEVEHVRAKHQGFLPLDYVYQRNFLEGLKNNRPDFYELIKDLSLEDFVELMMIRREDTPPFGLLKAEYAEAERSIALKRSVYWKEMLAILSFTMNYPAKYFSAEDMLRLQKTLMPLIAIVIAFAPQDSVEEMIALYDAGLLDLITVGDKSEIETGKDGGINYHYIDEAGQKVSAYYETFIDCIGQPHLNYDEIPFPSLIADQTVSAAKIKFSDYQTAKAYLSEGHKNIYRDASGDYYLKVPGITIDDHFRVVNNSGEINEKIYVMAVSFIGGFNPDYSGLDFGEAASARIIEKLI, via the coding sequence ATGCATATGGGTATAGTCGGGGGAGGCCCGAGTGCGATGTTTGTTTTGAAACGGCTTATCGAATCGGGACGATCAGATTTTAGCGTTGATATTTTTGAAAAAAAGAACAAATTGGGAGCCGGCATGCCTTACAGCGATGAAGGCGCACGCGCAGAACATATTACTAACGTTTCCAGTAATGAAATTCCCGATCTTCTCACCAGTGTTGAAGATTGGGTGGGTATGAATTACGGCGTTGCCAGTCGTTTTGATATATCCGTCAAAAAATTCAATGAATATAAAGTTCTTCCACGACTGCTGTTTGGCGAATACCTTTCTCAGCAGTTTAATTTCATTTTAGCGAAAGCGGAAAGGATGGGTCTGAAGGTGAATGTGCATTATCAAACCCACATCGAAGATATCAGGGACCTGAGGGCAAGTAACAAGGTGGAACTTAGCACTGGGGATAACCGCGTCTTCTCCTTTGACAAGGTTGTCATTTGCAGCGGTCATTACTGGCCTAAGCATCATGAAGGTATTGTGCCCGGCTATTTCGATTCGCCTTACCCGCCTGATAAATTAACTTATCTGGTTAACCAAACGGTCGCTATTCGTGGCGCTTCGCTTACCGCGATCGATGCCTTACGTACGTTGGCGTTAAATAACGGCTCATTCTCGTATGATGAGCATGGAAAGAAAATTTACCGATTGAATAAGGACAGCCCCAAATTCAAAATTATACTCCATTCCAGAAATGGTTTGCTGCCGGCCGTACGCTTTCACCTGGAAGATTCTCATTTAGCAAAAAATTCAGTACTTGACCCAAAAGAAGTGGAGCATGTACGGGCGAAGCATCAGGGTTTTTTACCACTTGATTATGTTTATCAACGAAATTTTTTAGAAGGGCTGAAAAACAACAGACCTGATTTTTACGAGTTGATCAAAGACCTAAGCCTCGAAGACTTCGTGGAACTGATGATGATCAGGCGCGAGGATACACCGCCTTTTGGCCTATTGAAAGCAGAATATGCGGAAGCTGAACGTTCGATCGCATTAAAGCGCTCTGTATATTGGAAAGAGATGCTAGCTATTTTAAGTTTTACCATGAATTATCCGGCGAAGTATTTTTCGGCAGAAGATATGCTGCGCTTACAAAAGACCCTGATGCCGCTGATCGCTATTGTTATCGCATTCGCCCCGCAGGACTCGGTAGAAGAAATGATCGCGCTTTATGATGCTGGACTTTTGGATTTGATCACTGTAGGTGACAAAAGCGAGATTGAGACCGGAAAAGATGGTGGTATTAACTACCATTATATAGACGAGGCAGGACAAAAAGTGTCTGCGTACTATGAGACATTTATTGATTGCATTGGCCAGCCCCATTTAAATTATGACGAAATACCATTCCCCAGTTTGATCGCTGACCAAACCGTATCAGCGGCCAAAATAAAATTCAGCGACTATCAAACTGCCAAAGCCTATCTGAGCGAAGGCCATAAAAATATTTATCGTGATGCCAGCGGAGATTACTACTTAAAAGTTCCTGGCATTACGATAGATGATCATTTTCGGGTAGTCAATAATTCCGGGGAGATTAATGAAAAAATATACGTGATGGCTGTTTCATTTATTGGGGGATTTAACCCGGATTATTCAGGACTGGATTTTGGTGAAGCGGCATCCGCCCGGATCATCGAAAAGCTTATTTAG
- a CDS encoding sigma-70 family RNA polymerase sigma factor: protein MRQLKISESITNRETASLNQYLSDIAKIPMVTPQEEVTLTQKIREGDQAALERLTTANLRFVVSVAKQYQSSGLTLGDLINEGNVGLVKAAKRFDETKGFKFISYAVWWIRQSILAAINDQSRMVRLPANKVGDIARIAKAASQLEQQFERQPTPEELADTLEITADKVSDTLGHSGRHISYDSPFSTEEDNTLLDVLSSTEPGTDTGLMKESLSVELSNSMQVLGDKEKDILTAFFGLGDHQAQSLEEIGDRYHLTRERVRQIKDKALARLRENSRAWVLKGYLD from the coding sequence ATGAGGCAACTTAAAATTAGTGAGTCAATCACCAATCGTGAGACAGCATCGTTGAATCAATACTTATCAGATATCGCAAAGATTCCGATGGTTACTCCGCAGGAAGAAGTGACATTGACACAAAAAATCAGGGAAGGTGACCAGGCAGCATTGGAAAGATTAACAACTGCCAATTTAAGGTTCGTGGTTTCCGTAGCAAAGCAATACCAGAGTTCAGGCCTGACATTAGGTGACCTGATCAATGAGGGCAATGTAGGATTAGTTAAGGCCGCGAAGCGGTTTGATGAGACCAAGGGTTTTAAATTTATATCCTATGCGGTTTGGTGGATACGCCAGTCCATATTGGCCGCCATCAATGATCAATCGAGAATGGTCAGACTACCGGCAAATAAGGTCGGGGATATCGCCAGGATCGCTAAAGCTGCATCACAGCTGGAACAACAATTTGAGCGCCAGCCAACACCGGAAGAACTGGCGGATACGCTGGAGATTACAGCGGATAAGGTGAGCGATACCCTGGGGCACTCAGGAAGGCACATTTCTTATGACAGTCCTTTTTCGACTGAAGAAGATAATACCTTACTGGATGTACTTTCAAGTACCGAACCGGGCACAGATACGGGATTGATGAAAGAGTCCTTGTCTGTTGAGCTATCGAATTCTATGCAGGTACTGGGGGACAAGGAGAAAGATATATTAACCGCATTTTTTGGCCTCGGTGATCATCAGGCGCAGAGCCTGGAGGAAATAGGGGACAGGTATCACCTGACCAGGGAACGGGTAAGGCAAATCAAAGACAAGGCACTTGCCCGGCTCCGCGAAAACTCACGTGCCTGGGTTTTAAAGGGCTATTTGGATTAA
- a CDS encoding L-dopachrome tautomerase-related protein has translation MKYLFLGLLMTGSTINLTKANPLTVSRKTNVDSSEIVKTKPAAGLEEVYTDADYQLAGVAISPKGRMFVSYPYWLEKHSYSVVEIGADKKPHPFPNAAWNSFKKGDDGSQKFVSVQAIYADDKNNLWILDPANISFGDVYQQSNKLVQVDLSTNKVKRVIRFSADVAGSKSFLNDVRVDNAHGFAYLSNTTLGGLVIIDLNTGKSRAVLSGHASAFTDPAYHFTLNGKELATPQGAFKANTDGIALSPDNAWVYYKSLTDNHLHRVSTKVLRNFNSTESDVEGQVEKVGDFVTSDGMVFDKAGNLYLGDIENSRIVRISPDKTMTTLVVDKDNLIWPDSYAISKDGYLYITCSQIHEMLFFNNGENKTQYPYKVFRLKLNN, from the coding sequence ATGAAATATCTATTCCTTGGGCTCTTAATGACAGGCTCAACGATTAATTTAACAAAGGCAAATCCATTAACCGTATCACGCAAAACAAACGTAGACAGTTCAGAAATAGTTAAAACCAAACCTGCTGCCGGATTAGAAGAAGTTTACACAGACGCCGATTATCAGTTGGCAGGTGTAGCCATTTCTCCAAAAGGAAGAATGTTTGTTAGTTATCCTTACTGGCTTGAAAAGCATAGTTATTCTGTAGTCGAAATTGGTGCAGACAAAAAACCGCATCCATTTCCTAATGCAGCCTGGAATAGTTTCAAAAAAGGCGATGACGGCAGTCAAAAATTCGTGAGTGTACAGGCTATTTACGCCGATGACAAAAACAACCTTTGGATTTTAGACCCTGCAAATATCAGCTTTGGCGATGTTTATCAGCAAAGCAACAAATTGGTACAAGTTGATTTAAGCACAAACAAGGTTAAACGGGTTATCCGTTTTTCTGCGGACGTTGCCGGAAGCAAAAGCTTTTTGAACGATGTACGCGTTGACAATGCTCATGGCTTTGCTTATTTATCAAATACCACCCTGGGTGGTTTGGTGATCATCGACCTGAACACCGGCAAATCAAGGGCGGTTTTAAGCGGCCACGCTTCTGCATTTACAGATCCGGCTTATCACTTTACCTTAAATGGCAAAGAATTGGCTACCCCACAAGGTGCTTTTAAAGCTAATACAGATGGTATTGCTTTATCTCCTGACAATGCCTGGGTTTATTACAAGTCTTTAACTGATAACCACCTACATCGCGTGAGCACAAAAGTACTACGTAACTTTAACAGCACTGAAAGTGATGTAGAGGGCCAGGTAGAAAAGGTTGGCGATTTTGTAACCTCTGACGGCATGGTTTTCGATAAGGCCGGTAACCTCTATCTGGGTGACATCGAGAACTCCCGCATTGTACGTATCTCCCCGGATAAAACAATGACTACCCTTGTAGTAGATAAAGATAACCTGATCTGGCCGGATAGCTATGCGATCAGCAAAGACGGTTACCTGTACATCACCTGTTCACAGATCCATGAAATGTTATTCTTCAATAACGGAGAAAACAAAACCCAATATCCATATAAAGTTTTCAGGCTGAAATTGAATAATTAA
- a CDS encoding Y-family DNA polymerase, whose product MFAHVDINNCYVSCETLFQPHLKGRVVVVLSNNDGCVIARSNEAKAIGIKMADAEFIVRKNLAEHQAAIFSSNYALYADMSARMMNNLARYTYMLMVYSIDEAFMALGNMAGIDLETYASMVSRNVMRDTGLSITLGIGPTLSLAKLANKAAKKHGRAVLVLDTKEKIDTETRTFPIEDVWGVGQAYYQKLQEFQIQTAEDFRQLAPDFVRQHMTVQGWRLHQELWGIPCNVIKDVAERSKGIESSQSFNTYQTELEKIEEATAMHAATIAVKLRQQNSMAMLLTIYLRTNKHNVKHDQHYPSITVKVPFATNSTQELTKICIQALRAIWQPGYNYLKTGIRATGIIPAGEVQFNLFKDYDNTKQQKLSGIIDDINARYGRGALRIAAEGYEKSWAMKQEFLSKQYTTNWNDIIVTK is encoded by the coding sequence GTGTTTGCGCATGTTGACATCAACAACTGCTATGTCAGTTGCGAAACGCTTTTTCAGCCGCATTTAAAAGGTCGTGTTGTTGTCGTATTGTCCAATAACGACGGTTGTGTGATTGCGCGGAGCAATGAAGCGAAAGCCATCGGGATCAAGATGGCCGATGCGGAATTTATCGTCCGGAAAAACCTTGCCGAACACCAGGCCGCCATTTTTAGCAGTAATTATGCATTATATGCCGATATGAGCGCCCGTATGATGAATAACCTGGCGCGTTATACTTATATGCTCATGGTTTACAGTATTGACGAAGCTTTCATGGCTTTAGGTAATATGGCGGGAATCGATCTGGAAACGTACGCGTCCATGGTCAGCCGTAACGTCATGCGTGATACCGGCTTATCGATTACGTTGGGCATCGGCCCTACCCTTTCGCTGGCCAAGCTGGCCAACAAAGCAGCGAAAAAGCATGGCAGGGCCGTTCTGGTACTAGATACCAAAGAAAAGATCGATACAGAAACCCGGACATTTCCGATTGAAGATGTCTGGGGCGTCGGGCAGGCCTATTACCAAAAACTACAAGAGTTTCAGATCCAAACGGCTGAAGATTTTCGTCAGCTGGCACCAGACTTCGTCCGTCAGCACATGACGGTACAGGGCTGGCGGCTGCACCAGGAGTTATGGGGCATCCCCTGCAATGTGATCAAAGATGTAGCCGAACGGTCCAAGGGTATTGAATCCAGCCAAAGCTTTAATACCTACCAGACCGAACTCGAAAAGATCGAGGAGGCGACAGCGATGCATGCAGCAACCATTGCGGTCAAACTGCGGCAGCAAAACAGCATGGCTATGCTGTTAACGATCTACCTGCGTACGAATAAACATAATGTGAAACATGACCAGCATTACCCTTCCATCACCGTTAAAGTGCCTTTTGCGACCAACAGTACACAGGAGCTGACCAAGATCTGTATCCAGGCGCTCCGGGCGATCTGGCAGCCTGGCTATAATTACCTGAAGACCGGTATCCGTGCGACGGGCATTATCCCGGCCGGGGAAGTGCAGTTTAATTTATTCAAGGACTATGATAATACGAAGCAGCAAAAATTAAGCGGGATCATCGACGACATTAACGCCCGTTACGGACGTGGCGCTTTACGGATTGCTGCAGAAGGCTATGAAAAAAGTTGGGCGATGAAACAGGAATTCCTGAGCAAGCAATATACAACTAACTGGAATGACATTATCGTCACAAAATAA
- a CDS encoding ferritin-like domain-containing protein, translating into MENYIMKSSLKTREEVVSDLKTLVQLVNDGKEGYQHAADKTESPELKAVFLKLSGERIVYAAELKAHIATHGGEAENEDGGILGSLHRGWITIKEAITGNDDKALIEAIQTGEKAAIAKYDEYISDYADHADHLELLKSQREGIETALKEIETLKKAIKV; encoded by the coding sequence ATGGAAAACTACATTATGAAATCGTCTTTGAAAACAAGAGAAGAGGTCGTGAGCGACCTGAAAACATTGGTGCAATTAGTAAATGATGGTAAAGAAGGTTATCAGCATGCGGCCGATAAAACTGAATCGCCGGAATTGAAAGCAGTCTTCCTGAAATTGAGTGGGGAACGCATCGTTTATGCAGCCGAATTAAAAGCTCATATTGCCACTCATGGCGGTGAAGCTGAAAATGAAGACGGCGGAATATTAGGAAGCCTGCACCGCGGATGGATTACCATTAAAGAAGCTATTACCGGGAATGATGATAAAGCCTTGATTGAAGCGATCCAAACGGGTGAAAAAGCGGCAATTGCCAAATATGACGAATATATTTCCGATTATGCAGATCATGCCGATCACCTCGAACTATTAAAAAGCCAGCGCGAAGGAATTGAAACTGCATTGAAAGAAATAGAGACTCTTAAAAAGGCAATAAAGGTATAG
- a CDS encoding SDR family oxidoreductase, whose protein sequence is MNSTNKTVLITGGGSRIGFQTAKLFSGKGSKVIIVGRNEAKLQAAAKELNNVDYFVADVTNEADVDRIVEHIQSNYPSLDVLINNAAAKFVNRVGSGAAIRLEAAEEMNTNYISVINLTERLLPILKQQQESAVINITTAVALVPSTIIPTYSASKAALRSYTQALRFTLELDGVKNVKVFEVLPPLVNTELSKDNGGERGIAPEEVANDLLAGLENDNLEVRVSVTEGFYQAFFGNSANAIVALYKAERGESFN, encoded by the coding sequence ATGAACAGCACAAATAAAACCGTCCTGATAACAGGTGGCGGATCAAGAATTGGATTCCAAACAGCAAAATTATTTAGTGGAAAAGGCAGCAAGGTTATTATCGTTGGCCGTAACGAAGCAAAATTACAGGCAGCCGCCAAAGAACTGAACAACGTCGACTACTTTGTAGCGGACGTTACCAATGAGGCAGACGTAGACCGTATAGTTGAGCACATCCAAAGCAATTACCCTTCATTGGATGTGTTAATCAATAACGCCGCTGCTAAATTTGTAAATCGTGTAGGAAGTGGTGCAGCTATCCGCCTGGAAGCGGCCGAAGAAATGAACACCAACTACATTTCTGTCATTAACCTGACTGAGCGCCTATTGCCCATTCTGAAACAACAGCAGGAATCGGCAGTGATCAACATCACCACCGCGGTAGCGTTGGTTCCCAGCACAATTATCCCGACCTATTCCGCCAGTAAAGCGGCCCTCCGGTCTTATACACAGGCCCTGCGGTTTACCCTGGAATTAGATGGCGTTAAAAACGTGAAAGTTTTTGAAGTACTACCTCCACTGGTTAATACGGAGCTTTCCAAAGACAACGGCGGTGAACGGGGTATTGCACCTGAAGAAGTTGCCAATGATCTGCTGGCAGGCCTTGAAAACGACAATCTGGAAGTGCGTGTATCCGTAACGGAAGGCTTTTACCAGGCATTTTTTGGCAATTCGGCAAATGCTATAGTTGCGCTTTACAAAGCGGAAAGAGGCGAATCGTTCAATTAG
- a CDS encoding NADP-dependent oxidoreductase, with product MKALSITGQIAPAAYVLSCVPVPTINPDQVLVKIRAAGINPIDWQTIEYGFFDMLGLSVPYTMGYDIAGVVEKVGENVSGFKAGDEVMGSLAISHPGSFAEYAAADAQILIHKPEALSFAEAAAVTLAGETAYQALFDHLQIQPGQKVLIQAAAGGVGIFAVQLALQTCAYVVAVGSNRNTDFLKALGADEVVDYHAGFGSLSTDFDAILDSMNSAEQTLPLLKKGGKYVSITQPASADLAEKHQVTATHFLYTPNAAHLQELVSRIGKSQLQIYIDKTFALNDINEGINYQKNGHTRGKNVIIVE from the coding sequence ATGAAAGCATTAAGCATTACCGGGCAAATTGCACCGGCAGCCTATGTATTGTCCTGTGTTCCGGTGCCAACGATAAATCCAGACCAGGTTTTGGTAAAAATCAGGGCAGCCGGGATCAATCCTATCGACTGGCAGACCATAGAATATGGCTTTTTCGATATGCTCGGTCTAAGCGTTCCCTATACCATGGGGTATGATATCGCCGGCGTTGTTGAAAAGGTAGGCGAAAACGTATCCGGATTTAAAGCCGGTGACGAAGTGATGGGATCACTCGCTATCTCTCATCCTGGAAGTTTTGCAGAATATGCAGCAGCAGATGCGCAAATTCTTATCCACAAACCGGAAGCGCTTTCATTTGCGGAGGCCGCAGCTGTTACGCTGGCCGGAGAAACAGCCTATCAGGCATTATTTGACCATCTGCAAATTCAGCCTGGCCAAAAAGTATTGATCCAGGCGGCTGCGGGAGGCGTAGGTATTTTCGCCGTGCAACTTGCTTTACAGACCTGCGCCTATGTTGTGGCCGTAGGATCAAACCGAAATACGGATTTTTTAAAAGCACTGGGCGCTGATGAAGTGGTGGATTATCATGCAGGTTTCGGTTCACTCAGTACTGATTTTGATGCCATACTCGACAGCATGAATAGTGCAGAACAAACATTGCCGCTACTTAAAAAGGGAGGCAAATACGTATCCATCACACAACCTGCTTCTGCTGACCTCGCTGAAAAACATCAGGTAACTGCTACTCACTTTCTATACACGCCAAATGCGGCTCACTTACAGGAATTGGTTAGCAGGATCGGAAAAAGCCAGCTCCAGATTTACATTGACAAAACTTTTGCCTTAAATGATATCAACGAAGGTATCAACTATCAAAAAAACGGACACACCCGTGGAAAGAACGTCATCATCGTGGAATAA